One Triticum dicoccoides isolate Atlit2015 ecotype Zavitan chromosome 4B, WEW_v2.0, whole genome shotgun sequence genomic window carries:
- the LOC119294409 gene encoding putative cyclin-dependent kinase F-2, translating to MAAGKRPAAGHGTDQEPEISCCKRRRVRIGSTAAFEFDDTPCLGEGSFGAVLKARHRVTGKTVAIKVLRCSGDLVTANKEIQDEAGFLEACTPNPYVVGSHGLFRDPETYNLCLAMDYVGPNLHAFLSERPPLPEAIVKAYMWQLLTGANKTHKHGILHRDIKPHNILVGEGGKILKFCDLGLAMSLKTARKPYEFAGTMPYMAPEMLLGRPDYDAGVDVWSLGCVMAEMLTGRMLFKADKKDDRAAQLSAIFRVLGFPDESTWPDFVAAEVPRVFFSAQAQQHNTNTLGNLFPRETLSQDGFQVLKGLLECNPARRLTTAAALQLPWFEPKLPTPTDDVSKSLPPVRNVMRIKIVSAGTLKNKTVLRIKFTPPATPKKNLGRIKIIPPATPGTKENLLQRIKVIPPATPQMKNVLRIPLAMWNKAM from the coding sequence ATGGCTGCCGGCAAGCGACCAGCTGCCGGCCACGGGACGGATCAAGAACCAGAAATCTCCTGCTGCAAGAGGAGGCGCGTCCGCATCGGCAGCACCGCGGCCTTCGAGTTCGATGACACGCCCTGCCTCGGCGAGGGCAGCTTCGGCGCCGTCCTCAAGGCGCGCCACCGCGTCACGGGCAAGACCGTCGCCATCAAGGTCCTCCGCTGCAGCGGCGATCTTGTCACCGCCAACAAAGAGATCCAGGACGAGGCCGGCTTCCTCGAGGCCTGCACCCCGAACCCTTACGTCGTCGGCTCCCACGGACTCTTCCGCGACCCTGAGACCTACAACCTCTGCCTCGCCATGGACTACGTCGGGCCCAACCTCCACGCTTTCTTGTCCGAGAGGCCGCCGCTACCGGAGGCCATCGTGAAAGCCTACATGTGGCAGCTCCTCACCGGAGCCAACAAGACGCACAAGCACGGCATCCTCCACCGCGACATCAAGCCCCACAACATCCTGGTCGGGGAAGGAGGAAAGATCCTAAAGTTCTGCGACCTCGGGCTGGCCATGTCCTTGAAGACCGCGAGGAAGCCGTACGAGTTCGCCGGCACCATGCCCTACATGGCCCCCGAGATGCTCCTGGGGAGGCCGGACTACGACGCGGGCGTCGACGTGTGGTCGCTGGGATGCGTCATGGCCGAGATGCTGACCGGCAGGATGCTGTTCAAGGCCGACAAGAAGGACGACAGGGCCGCCCAGCTCTCGGCCATCTTCCGCGTTCTTGGCTTCCCGGACGAGAGCACGTGGCCGGACTTCGTCGCGGCCGAGGTGCCGCGAGTGTTCTTCTCCGCGCAGGCGCAGCAGCACAACACAAACACGCTGGGAAACCTCTTCCCCCGGGAGACCTTGTCCCAGGACGGCTTCCAAGTCTTGAAAGGGCTTCTCGAGTGCAACCCAGCTAGGCGGCTGACGACGGCCGCCGCGCTCCAGCTCCCGTGGTTCGAGCCCAAGCTCCCTACCCCCACCGACGACGTGTCAAAGTCGTTGCCGCCAGTAAGGAACGTTATGCGGATCAAGATCGTGTCGGCGGGGACACTCAAGAATAAGACTGTGCTGCGGATCAAGTTCACTCCGCCGGCGACACCCAAGAAGAACCTTGGGCGTATCAAGATCATCCCACCGGCGACGCCAGGAACGAAGGAGAACCTGCTGCAGCGGATCAAGGTCATCCCACCGGCGACACCACAGATGAAGAACGTGCTCAGAATACCACTAGCGATGTGGAACAAGGCCATGTAG